In Tachysurus vachellii isolate PV-2020 chromosome 3, HZAU_Pvac_v1, whole genome shotgun sequence, one genomic interval encodes:
- the kmt2ba gene encoding histone-lysine N-methyltransferase 2B isoform X1, with translation MAAAGGGLTASVVFAGLSPSAPARCRFPGRPWPSRSRQKTGRRWRVGRLGPDAAAAGGPSEPRPVNVELTLREDPSLLRLLRFNERLQRQKDAGFCTSGSDEEGDFTGFQTGSRWALRSGQDTSQKRSVRSSSMEKPLLARDASENDTVATAKKEVQETAERERAPPSEKHERDVGRPKLVDKLATQMMAKKNLPRETALRSGRGKRSEKEKGTEILHEEENGGVEDETVDELGTGTEIMEKRPRRPGQRRQRKSLWNLTLIKRRRRDSKKGLDENLGRGSRSGYARTTRSGRTQEKATNAIDQDAPVSPGPHTKQQKVRKALIASREEEEEPENAVSPDGIESTPAKDSSPHSPKLSLRPIKRRRCLYGYRKKPEQLALLKTRKALSSAEGRIPRKRRKLVCYTYESVESAVNQEQLHEPPAQADSRQGLTDSVISSRPSRVIRVPKRFMDDESMSGLLGKKPVQTENQEDEPYSDSEEANLSQTQKLGSKQKIASKRTLSNDEDSFVGKSVVWKSTGLTGGPRKKVGRTAYVSTPLKIYERLKMLTASLTQRKEQRLVSTRFKAPGEKEECERHGEGESPGSGELKKWGSPDIKIADLNCSGVVHKVAIHADDQVIGQSALSTVKGTDNKAEAEKTDHEPPATDVQSTDAAKSEVVLAQGSSFHKVNISGANKRMLHLLKRAKVQLIKIDQQKQMKTAQMMSGTVRIGDGGVMSMKRRGRPRLVKTDKEEVPQGQPVGGPRIKHVCRAAAVALGQPRAMIPEDIPRLSALPLHEREGIAPSQDTEDLGSHSETESACSVEQRPVNKHKAFGLRQRRCSSCKGCCREEDCGTCVFCLDKPKYGGPNKKRQSCIYRKCLKIEENRMRRMKVQMKRRGMYAQAAAYSGEEEGGEADCTVDELSSNAPSSVRRQPRRQVPRRSFRDLLESDSTDPDASGEDIAKEQSSSEPSVKADVDTVTQPAAQDEVVKPPRPGLPRGLWGRRRSNKLQSCPTSKVPEHSDTGSPSVKLRLRFQLRLHRLPPSMVRAAELSSVAVTSQPDDKTAQEEEADREKRVVKKGAVQQPLIDPCLPHSQSSMEHMPPSVLATLAKGFAYRERPTLEPAHKIRVDFKEDCNIQNVWAMGGLSVLTSVPITVECLCLLCASKGHHNMIYCQMCCEPFHRFCLPVDDRPLNENKQNWCCRRCKFCHVCGRKGKQGKPVLQCRKCFYCYHPSCLGPTYPKPGKCSAPWVCMLCIRCKSCGVTPGKPWNTSWNHELDLCPDCCNLHKQGNFCTVCLKCYPEHEFDMKMMQCARCAHWVHPKCEGLTDDLHEILKRLRGKSLVFSCAACCKNFPSGWQEVVQSVLHNGLENILNSLMSSLTTRHLQKCSECEACPDAAGIKRRKMVCDLHAVRRKFEEGSYTSLNVFHEDVVTLLVKQLQQEEALPEEQRPTAQAKAFYIKLLEQTFTWFNGQDPKVWRPVMKELPSRMLPDAIIPPSEEHSYAQWLEEHNHSIANKNQENLQFNAQRKDPQNANRRGVDERHCSLCQQRGDAKPTDAGRLLYLGQNEWAHVNCCIWSAEVQEVKGALLHVHSAVARGRFMRCERCGHAGATVGCCLSSCQSNYHFMCARASHCVFQADKKVYCYKHHDLISNKVINVFEVLRRVYVDFEGINLRRKFLTGLEPDSINVMIGSLQIHRLGVLTELSTNAGKLYPVGYQCTRWYWSTFDPRKPCKYTFSVTDARPSSLRKTPYLAQNQGENCTIAHSPKQDEDSIDAGLEMKLTPGTPSPNSKLDSGTGSKTPSHPLNRRPAGGTFRPLPSPGTVSTSHHILTISDLDETRRSRRISLRSRNASPPHTSPSGSLKISSGAGLHPRSLPFSSPVSPLGAHDNPASSVSPRRRGRPPSSPSGATSAYSPRQGTVASPPSTFILSPCHSPKIQQHLKVAPQESAEVPQDFSASLEPEDAAGMPEEAISMIAVMNNGDAVPLSSDQELLSTQFDADTDVAVASMLNEKLEFDEALLNENVALHFGQHGSGAEVAEQGQGLLIDGNGLLDENQVSSAGASRCNSRIKDFSSLSAAEELMEQDSTNEDSDHYFNFSRTVVVCDSAKDSAQTGLMLHPASQSISQLDGADNNSESEAGEASGEDNTQEVGNSYDTPKDSASVGKPSGSRVEFTGKAESFVTESLHVVKEQDMLEKCPGSAFLQKNDDIVESIAEEFAPQEGTSMKDLMVSSPPMFDTSSDLAGHNILMDSEPLDHLNEVVLDPASDDLISAQDGGSVNVCDSSKLCSNEKGPEKIVLSEPPSLGNVDKVTIITSSPAPPKRFIIPQPLTQHRVVKMALPAVSSLALPFNNVSTASTLSVFPQRNHVLTSSPVIINGLDSQHKDTTKNRPLAIRIPATAKTNVTSTLTSPQVLLVNRSGQILVKDPQTNSFQMPSANSPSYSQISQIAKIIHSHNLVHRTVPRIMVTSMPQASLSQGTTTHVVYTNGAAPSTKVLIRRLPQNSSEVQTNSSSIPMKGTGGVKLTNVSVQSTSELERIQGEDAQAIIERAMASHRDMANPSGLSPSKLQFPPYLNKLQSTESTDVVKQFPGSHLQTTSDILPHLRPQVRVKRVSSVSERTGLKQCKTTSLEPAVLTPQDEINRSIGVRIKAPTIKEVLHFNPPEAKNLCEPKSNEAKESEIKRIIPKECKPSEVQDSESNQDKNQEWVGSRNSDLSDWTPCSGWSSDEDSSSPFKNDQDLCSGQDKPHLLFRITSDDGFSVEADSIEVAWKAVVDGVQEARTGYRLEQLPLARISGSWVLGVIHDAVMFLLEQLQGASQCSNHRFRFHQQENAEEELPLNPSGCARAEFYSRKNTFDMFNFLASQHRQLPESRLCDEDEDDVKLKCSRRATSTELPMAMRFRHLEKTSKEAVGVYRSAIHGRGLFCKRNIEAGEMVIEYAGNVIRSVLTDKRENYYSSKGIGCYMFRIDDFEVVDATMHGNAARFINHSCEPNCYSRVINVEGQKHIVIFALRKIYRGEELTYDYKFPIEDASNKLHCNCGARRCRRFLN, from the exons ATGGCGGCAGCTGGAGGCGGATTGACTGCCTCGGTTGTCTTCGCGGGCCTGAGCCCGTCTGCCCCGGCACGGTGTCGCTTTCCAGGGCGGCCGTGGCCGTCTCGCAGTCGTCAAAAGACTGGAAGGCGTTGGAGAGTCGGTCGTCTGGGGCCGGACGCGGCGGCGGCGGGCGGCCCGAGCGAGCCGAGGCCCGTTAACGTTGAGCTGACGCTGCGAGAAGATCCGTCTTTACTGCGCTTGCTGAGGTTCAATGAGCGGCTCCAGCGCCAGAAGGATGCTGGTTTCTGCACCAGCGGTAGCGATGAG GAGGGAGATTTCACAGGCTTCCAAACCGGCAGTCGATGGGCTTTACGCTCCGGACAAGATACTTCACAAA AACGTTCCGTTCGATCATCCTCAATGGAGAAACCGCTTCTTGCTCGTGATGCATCTGAAAATGATACAGTCGCGACTGCGAAAAAAGAAGTGCAGGAGactgcagaaagagagagagcgcctCCGTCAGAGAAACACGAGCGAGACGTAGGGAGACCCAAACTAGTTGATAAACTGGCCACACAAATGATggctaaaaaaaatctgccaagGGAAACAGCTTTGCGTAGCGGTCGAGGCAAACGgtctgagaaggagaaagggacTGAGATCTTGCATGAAGAAGAAAACGGAGGTGTAGAAGATGAGACGGTGGATGAGTTGGGCACAGGCACTGAAATAATGGAAAAGAGGCCGAGACGTCCAGGTCAGAGGAGGCAAAGAAAATCTCTATGGAATTTAACACTAATTAAGCGTAGAAGAAGAGATTCCAAAAAGGGTCTGGATGAGAATTTGGGCAGAGGATCCCGGAGCGGGTACGCAAGGACCACCAGATCAGGAAGGACTCAGGAGAAAGCAACGAATGCTATTGACCAAGATGCTCCTGTGTCTCCAGGACCTCATACCAAACAGCAGAAGGTCCGCAAAGCCCTGATTGCCTCTcgggaggaagaagaggaaccGGAGAATGCAGTCTCTCCTGACGGGATTGAAAGCACACCAGCGAAAGACAGTAGTCCACATTCTCCCAAATTATCTCTCCGTCCCATAAAGAGGCGCAGATGTTTATACGGGTATCGTAAGAAGCCAGAGCAGCTGGCGCTGCTCAAAACAAGGAAGGCTCTGTCATCAGCTGAGGGTAGGATCCCCAGAAAAAGGAGGAAGCTTGTCTGTTACACCTATGAATCGGTTGAATCGGCGGTGAATCAGGAGCAGTTGCATGAACCACCAGCACAGGCGGATAGTCGGCAGGGACTCACAGATAGCGTGATTAGTAGTCGGCCATCCCGGGTGATAAGGGTACCGAAAAGGTTCATGGACGATGAAAGCATGTCTGGACTGCTGGGAAAGAAACCTGTTCAAACTGAGAATCAGGAGGATGAGCCTTACAGTGACTCTGAGGAAGCAAACCTTTCCCAAACCCAAAAGCTTGGGAGCAAACAAAAGATCGCAAGCAAAAGGACGCTAAGTAACGATGAGGACAGCTTTGTCGGGAAGTCTGTGGTATGGAAATCCACTGGCCTGACTGGAGGTCCCCGAAAGAAAGTGGGGAGAACGGCGTATGTTTCCACTCCTCTAAAAATCTATGAGCGTTTAAAGATGCTTACAGCAAGCTTGACTCAGAGGAAAGAGCAGCGGCTGGTCAGCACACGGTTCAAAGCCCCTGGTGAAAAAGAAGAATGTGAGAGGCATGGTGAAGGTGAATCTCCAGGATCTGGAGAGCTGAAGAAATGGGGGAGCCCTGATATCAAGATCGCTGATCTGAACTGTTCAGGAGTTGTACATAAAGTAGCCATACACGCCGATGATCAGGTGATCGGTCAGTCTGCACTTTCGACTGTCAAAGGAACTGATAATAAAGCAGAAG cagaGAAAACAGACCATGAGCCACCTGCTACTGATGTACAAAGTACGGATGCTGCGAAGTCTGAGGTGGTGTTGGCACAGGGAAGTTCTTTTCACAAAGTGAACATCTCTGGGGCTAACAAGAGAATGCTTCACCTGCTGAAGAGGGCCAAGGTGCAGCTAATTAAAATTGACCAGCAGAAACAGATGAAGACTGCTCAA ATGATGTCTGGCACAGTTCGAATTGGAGATGGTGGGGTCATGAGCATGAAAAGGAGGGGGAGACCTCGATTGGTCAAGACGGACAAGGAAGAGGTTCCTCAG GGACAGCCGGTCGGAGGTCCACGCATAAAGCACGTGTGCCGAGCAGCGGCAGTGGCACTTGGACAGCCTCGTGCCATGATACCTGAAGACATCCCCAGACTGAGTGCTCTGCCTTTACACGAGAGAGAAGGCATCGCACCCTCACAAGACACAGAGG ATCTCGGTTCTCATTCAGAGACAGAAAGCGCTTGCTCAGTTGAACAAAGGCCAGTGAATAAGCACAAAGCTTTTGGTCTTCGACAGAGACGCTGCTCCAGCTGCAAGGGCTGTTGTCGGGAAGAGGACTGTGGGACCTGTGTGTTCTGTCTGGATAAACCAAAATACGGAGGACCGAACAAGAAACGTCAGAGCTGCAT CTACAGGAAATGCTTAAAGATTGAAGAGAACAGAATGAGACGGATGAAAG TTCAGATGAAGCGACGGGGTATGTACGCCCAAGCCGCTGCGTACAGCGGCGAAGAGGAAGGCGGCGAGGCAGATTGCACGGTAGACGAGCTAAGCTCTAATGCACCGAGCTCCGTCCGCAGGCAGCCTAGGCGCCAGGTTCCGCGACGATCCTTCAGAGACCTTTTAGAGTCCGACTCGACTGACCCCGATGCTTCTGGTGAAGACATAGCAAAGGAACAAAGCAGTAGTGAACCAAGTGTTAAAGCTGATG taGATACTGTTACACAACCTGCCGCACAAGATGAGGTGGTGAAACCACCAAGGCCTGGACTGCCGAGAGGACTGTGGGGACGGCGTCGAAGTAATAAg CTCCAGAGTTGCCCTACCTCAAAGGTCCCGGAGCACTCAGACACAGGAAGTCCATCTGTAAAGCTCAGGCTGAGGTTCCAGCTGCGGCTGCATAGACTGCCACCTAGCATGGTGCGAGCTGCAGAGCTGTCTTCGGTGGCTGTAACTTCCCAGCCTGATGACAAAACAGCACAAGAAGAGGAGGCGGATAGAGAAAAGCGGGTTGTGAAGAAGGGTGCTGTGCAGCAACCCCTTATTGACCCCTGTCTTCCTCATTCCCAGAGCTCAATGGAGCACATGCCCCCCAGCGTCCTGGCCACACTGGCCAAAGGATTTGCATATCGGGAACGGCCAACACTGGAGCCAGCGCACAAAATCCGGGTCGACTTTAAG gagGACTGTAATATTCAGAATGTCTGGGCGATGGGGGGTCTAAGTGTCCTCACGTCTGTTCCAATCACAgtggagtgtttgtgtctgctgtgtgCCAGTAAAGGCCATCACAAT ATGATATATTGTCAGATGTGCTGTGAGCCCTTCCATCGCTTCTGCCTCCCAGTCGATGATCGTCCACTGAATGAAAATAAGCAGAACTGGTGCTGCAGGCGCTGCAAATTCTGCCACGTCTGTGGGCGTAAGGGGAAACAGGGAAAG CCGGTTCTGCAATGTAGAAAGTGCTTTTACTGCTACCACCCATCATGTCTAGGGCCCACATATCCCAAACCTGGAAAGTGTAGTGCACCCTGG gtatgtatgttgtgtattcggTGTAAAAGCTGTGGGGTGACGCCAGGAAAACCTTGGAATACGTCTTGGAATCATGAGCTTGATCTTTGCCCTGACTGCTGTAACCTCCACAAACAAG GAAACTTTTGCACGGTGTGTCTGAAGTGCTATCCCGAGCATGAATTCGATATGAAGATGATGCAGTGTGCTCGATGTGCCCACTGGGTTCATCCCAAGTGTGAGGGACTTACAG ATGACTTGCATGAGATTCTGAAGAGGTTGAGGGGGAAGAGTTTGGTGTTCTCCTGTGCAGCCTGCTGTAAAAACTTCCCTAGTGGCTGGCAGGAGGTGGTGCAGAGTGTCCTGCACAATGGTCTAGAAAATATACTGAATAGTTTGATGAGCTCACTGACCACCCGTCACCTCCAGAAATGCTCAGAG TGTGAAGCCTGTCCTGATGCTGCCGGTATAAAACGTAGGAAGATGGTTTGTGATCTTCATGCTGTGAGAAGGAAGTTTGAAGAAGGCTCGTACACTTCACTG AATGTGTTTCACGAGGATGTGGTGACTCTACTGGTAAAGCAGCTACAGCAAGAAGAAGCACTTCCAGAAGAACAGAGACCAACCGCCCAGGCCAAAGCATTCtatattaaa TTACTGGAGCAAACGTTTACGTGGTTCAACGGTCAGGACCCTAAAGTATGGAGACCTGTAATGAAAGAATTGCCAAG TCGTATGCTCCCAGATGCGATAATCCCACCATCTGAAGAGCACAGTTATGCCCAGTGGTTGGAGGAGCACAACCACAGCATAGCAAACAAAAACCAGGAAAACCTTCAATTTAATGCGCAGAGAAAAG ATCCTCAGAACGCTAACCGACGTGGTGTAGATGAAAGACACTGTTCTCTTTGTCAGCAGCGGGGTGATGCCAAACCCACT GATGCAGGCAGGTTGCTGTACTTGGGCCAAAATGAGTGGGCTCATGTAAACTGCTGCATCTGGTCAGCTGAGGTTCAGGAAGTCAAGGGTGCGCTGTTGCATGTGCACAGTGCTGTAGCAAGAGGACGCTTCATG CGTTGCGAGCGGTGTGGCCATGCCGGGGCGACCGTGGGCTgctgtctctcttcctgtcaGAGTAATTACCACTTCATGTGTGCTCGTGCCAGCCATTGCGTCTTTCAGGCCGATAAGAAGGTCTACTGTTACAAACACCATGATCTCATCAGCAACAAG GTGATAAACGTATTTGAGGTCCTCAGACGGGTTTATGTAGATTTTGAAGGCATTAACCTTCGAAGAAAGTTTCTAACAGGCTTGGAACCAGACTCCATTAATGTTATGATTG GCTCTTTACAAATACACAGATTGGGTGTGCTCACTGAGTTATCTACAAACGCAGGGAAATTGTATCCTGTGGGTTACCA GTGCACTCGGTGGTACTGGAGCACGTTCGACCCACGTAAGCCATGCAAATACACTTTTAGTGTGACAGATGCACGCCCTTCATCACTAAGGAAAACGCCATATCTAGCACAAAACCAGGGAGAGAACTGCACTATTGCACACAGCCCGAAACAAGATGAAG ACTCCATAGATGCTGGTCTTGAAATGAAGCTCACCCCTGGCACCCCTTCTCCCAACTCCAAACTGGACTCAGGGACAGGATCTAAAACTCCTAGCCATCCTCTGAACAGGAGACCAGCTGGTGGGACGTTCAGACCATTGCCTTCACCAG GGACAGTATCCACTTCCCATCACATCCTGACCATCAGTGACCTTGATGAAACACGCCGGTCAAGAAGGATTTCCTTACGTAGCCGAAATGCCTCACCCCCTCATACATCTCCCTCTGGGTCATTGAAAATATCTTCAGGTGCTGGTCTTCACCCCAGATCGCTCCCATTTAGCTCACCTGTCTCTCCACTTGGAGCTCATGACAACCCCGCTAGCTCTGTTTCACCTCGCCGCAGGGGCCGCCCTCCTTCCTCTCCTTCTGGTGCTACTTCGGCTTACTCCCCTCGGCAAGGTACAGTTGCGAGCCCCCCTTCAACTTTTATCTTGTCACCATGTCACTCTCCAAAGATTCAGCAGCATTTAAAGGTAGCACCACAAGAGTCTGCAGAAGTACCTCAGGATTTCTCTGCCTCTTTAGAGCCCGAAGATGCTGCTGGAATGCCAGAGGAGGCCATTTCCATGATTGCAGTTATGAATAATGGTGACGCAGTGCCACTGTCCTCAGACCAAGAGTTGCTCTCTACACAGTTCGATGCTGACACAGATGTAGCCGTTGCCTCTATGTTGAATGAAAAACTTGAATTTGATGAGGCCCTGCTAAATGAGAATGTGGCCTTGCACTTTGGCCAGCATGGCAGTGGAGCAGAAGTGGCAGAGCAGGGACAGGGTTTATTGATCGACGGAAATGGCTTGCTTGATGAAAATCAAGTTTCAAGTGCAGGTGCCAGTAGATGCAACTCTAGAATAAAGGATTTTTCTAGTCTTTCAGCTGCTGAAGAGCTAATGGAACAAGACTCAACTAACGAAGACTCCGATCATTACTTTAATTTCTCTCGCACAGTAGTAGTCTGTGATTCTGCTAAGGATTCTGCACAGACAGGGTTAATGCTCCATCCTGCCTCGCAGTCAATCTCTCAGCTGGATGGAGCAGACAACAATTCAGAAAGTGAGGCAGGTGAAGCCAGTGGGGAGGACAATACTCAGGAAGTAGGAAATAGTTATGATACGCCGAAGGACAGTGCTTCTGTGGGGAAGCCCTCCGGAAGCAGGGTAGAGTTCACTGGCAAAGCTGAGTCCTTTGTGACAGAATCCTTACATGTGGTCAAAGAGCAAGATATGTTGGAGAAATGTCCAGGATCAGCATTCTTACAAAAGAATGATGACATTGTGGAATCCATCGCAGAGGAATTCGCACCACAAGAAGGTACATCTATGAAGGATTTAATGGTGTCATCTCCCCCCATGTTTGACACAAGCAGTGATCTTGCCGGACACAACATTCTAATGGACAGCGAGCCTCTGGATCACTTGAACGAGGTGGTGCTGGATCCGGCTAGTGACGATTTAATCTCTGCTCAAGATGGAGGctcagtaaatgtgtgtgattccTCAAAATTGTGCAGCAATGAGAAAGGACCAGAGAAGATTGTACTTTCAGAACCACCTTCTTTGGGCAATGTTGACAAAGTGACAATTATCACATCTAGTCCAGCCCCACCTAAACGCTTTATTATTCCACAGCCTCTTACACAACACAGAGTAGTCAAAATGGCTCTACCTGCTGTCTCGTCTCTGGCTTTACCTTTTAACAACGTTTCCACTGCATCTACTCTTTCAGTTTTTCCACAAAGAAACCATGTTCTCACTTCCTCTCCAGTTATAATAAATGGTCTGGACTCTCAGCACAAGGATACAACAAAAAACCGACCTCTTGCCATTCGAATTCCTGCCACTGCTAAAACAAATGTGACTAGTACACTGACTAGCCCACAAGTTTTGCTTGTCAACCGCTCTGGTCAAATATTAGTAAAAGACCCACAGACCAATAGTTTCCAGATGCCTAGTGCTAATTCACCTTCTTACAGCCAAATTAGCCAGATTGCTAAGATCATCCACAGTCATAACCTCGTTCATAGAACTGTACCCAGAATCATGGTGACCTCGATGCCACAAGCAAGCCTCAGCCAAGGTACTACTACACATGTGGTATACACCAATGGTGCAGCACCTTCAACTAAAGTTTTGATCAGGAGATTACCACAGAACTCTTCAGAAGTGCAAACGAACAGCAGCAGTATACCTATGAAAGGAACTGGTGGCGTAAAGCTCACAAATGTATCAGTGCAAAGTACATCCGAGTTAGAAAGGATCCAAGGGGAAGATGCCCAGGCAATAATTGAGAGAGCCATGGCAAGCCACAGGGATATGGCAAACCCTTCTGGGCTGAGCCCCTCCAAATTACAGTTCCCCCCATATCTTAATAAGCTACAGTCAACCGAGTCTACTGATGTGGTAAAACAGTTTCCAGGGTCGCATCTCCAAACTACGTCCGACATTCTGCCGCATTTGAGGCCTCAGGTCAGGGTCAAGAGGGTGTCATCAGTATCAGAACGAACTGGCTTAAAACAATGCAAGACCACCTCCTTAGAGCCAGCAGTTCTCACCCCTCAGGATGAGATAAACAG ATCGATAGGCGTCCGTATTAAAGCCCCAACCATTAAGGAGGTGCTGCATTTTAATCCGCCGGAAGCTAAAAATCTTTGTGAACCAAAGAGTAATGAAGCCAAAGAATCTGAAATCAAAAG AATTATTCCAAAGGAATGTAAACCCAGTGAAGTGCAGGATAGCGAAAGCAACCAAGACAAAAATCAAGAATGGGTCGGCTCCAGAAACAGCGATTTGTCCGACTGGACCCCCTGTTCAG GATGGAGTTCAGACGAGGATTCATCATCACCATTTAAGAACGACCAGGATCTGTGTTCCGGGCAGGATAAACCTCACCTGTTGTTCAGAATTACTAGTGATGACGGCTTCAGCGTGGAGGCAGATAGCATAGAGG TGGCTTGGAAGGCAGTGGTTGATGGTGTCCAAGAGGCACGGACAGGCTACAGGCTTGAGCAGCTGCCTCTGGCTAGAATAAGTGGTTCCTGGGTGCTGGGTGTCATTCATGACGCCGTGATGTTCTTGCTAGAGCAGCTACAGGGGGCATCACAGTGTTCCAACCATCGCTTCCGTTTCCACCAGCAAGAAAACGCTGAGGAAGAGCTACCGTTAAACCCTAGCGGCTGCGCTCGTGCTGAATTCTATTCAAG aaaaaacacatttgacatGTTTAACTTTTTGGCCTCCCAACATCGTCAGCTTCCTGAGAGCAGGCTGTGTGATGAAGACGAGGATGACGTCAAGCTCAAATGCAGCAG ACGTGCAACCAGCACAGAGTTGCCGATGGCAATGAGGTTCAGACATCTTGAGAAAACGTCTAAAGAAGCTGTTGGGGTTTATAG atctgcCATTCATGGTCGTGGTCTTTTCTGCAAACGCAACATAGAAGCTGGAGAGATGGTGATTGAgtatgctggaaatgtaattcGTTCAGTCCTGACTGACAAGCGGGAGAACTATTACAGCAGTAAG GGCATTGGCTGCTACATGTTTCGCATTGATGACTTTGAGGTAGTGGATGCCACCATGCACGGCAATGCAGCACGTTTCATCAACCACTCGTGTGAGCCGAACTGTTACTCGAGGGTCATTAACGTGGAAGGCCAGAAGCACATTGTCATTTTTGCGCTGAGGAAGATCTATCGCGGGGAAGAGCTCACCTATGACTACAAATTTCCGATTGAAGACGCCAGCAACAAGCTGCACTGTAACTGTGGTGCTAGACGATGTAGACGCTTTCTCAACTAG